A single window of Methylobacterium nodulans ORS 2060 DNA harbors:
- a CDS encoding IS66-like element ISMno2 family transposase, whose product MGRSELERLSKQELIELVLRLQRPEKTSRTSSKPPSTDRKERREQAKPGGAKPGHEGHSRTLSPDPDEIVAHRPGHCPCCGGVLAPDLPAEIVSVCEQIDLPAVAPMVTQHQRLAVRCPACGTRVVAPVPQAARGTPFGPRLHAVAVYLKTFQALSYERLQAALSDLFGLTLSQGGLMNLLRRAQRQFRADREAAVSALRRAAVVASDETGVRIEGSNSYHWVFRSDAAVVHHAASTRAAAVVHAMMDGHRPSVWLSDRYTAQQGHGEHHQTCLAHLARDVAYAVEVSDDPVPLRLQLWLGSVFSLAERVTDLAASTLSAKRRALDRQLSAILAAPSRCDLTRALQAKIGRARDQLLVFLDHPGRVAVTNNACERALRPAVVQRKVTNGYRAMWAAAGEADVRTVVDTARLSGAGTFATILNIIRA is encoded by the coding sequence ATGGGCCGCAGCGAGCTGGAACGCCTGAGCAAGCAGGAGCTGATCGAGCTGGTGCTGCGGCTGCAGCGCCCCGAGAAGACCTCGCGCACCTCGTCCAAGCCGCCCTCGACCGACCGCAAGGAGCGGCGCGAGCAGGCCAAGCCCGGCGGCGCCAAGCCGGGTCACGAGGGACATAGCCGAACGCTCAGCCCCGATCCCGACGAGATCGTCGCTCACCGCCCGGGTCACTGCCCCTGCTGCGGAGGTGTTCTGGCTCCGGATCTGCCGGCCGAGATCGTCAGCGTGTGCGAGCAGATCGACTTGCCCGCGGTGGCACCGATGGTCACCCAGCATCAACGGCTCGCCGTCCGCTGCCCGGCTTGTGGCACGCGCGTCGTCGCTCCAGTGCCGCAGGCCGCACGCGGCACGCCGTTCGGCCCGCGCCTGCACGCGGTGGCGGTGTATCTGAAGACCTTCCAGGCTCTGTCCTACGAGCGGCTGCAGGCCGCGTTGTCGGACCTGTTCGGGCTCACCTTGAGCCAGGGCGGGCTGATGAACCTGCTGCGTCGGGCCCAGAGGCAGTTCCGTGCCGATCGCGAAGCTGCGGTCTCGGCGCTGCGCCGGGCCGCGGTAGTCGCCTCGGATGAGACCGGCGTGCGCATCGAGGGCAGCAACTCGTATCATTGGGTGTTCCGCTCGGACGCAGCGGTCGTTCATCACGCGGCCTCGACGCGGGCCGCCGCGGTGGTGCACGCGATGATGGACGGACACCGGCCGTCCGTGTGGCTGTCGGACCGCTACACCGCCCAGCAGGGCCACGGTGAGCATCACCAGACCTGCCTGGCGCATTTGGCCCGTGACGTCGCCTACGCGGTCGAGGTCAGCGACGACCCCGTGCCGCTGCGCCTACAACTCTGGCTGGGAAGCGTGTTCAGCCTGGCCGAGCGCGTCACCGACCTGGCCGCCTCGACGCTCTCGGCCAAGCGCCGGGCCCTGGATCGGCAGCTGTCCGCCATCCTCGCTGCACCAAGCCGCTGCGATCTGACCCGCGCTCTGCAAGCCAAGATCGGCCGAGCCCGCGACCAGCTCCTGGTCTTCCTCGACCATCCCGGCCGCGTGGCGGTCACCAACAACGCTTGCGAGCGCGCGCTGCGCCCGGCAGTGGTGCAGCGGAAGGTGACGAACGGCTATCGGGCCATGTGGGCGGCCGCGGGTGAGGCGGACGTGCGCACCGTCGTCGACACGGCCCGCCTCTCGGGGGCCGGCACCTTCGCCACTATCCTCAACATCATCCGCGCCTGA
- a CDS encoding LysR family transcriptional regulator: MRFDLLSLKLFVAVCEHKNISRAAETENIAPSAISKRISLLEDTLRVPLFARSNKGLELTPAAHALLQHARIILRDLGQMESELLDHSTGHRGQIRLHASLSTVVQYLPNDIRDFLNLYPAIQIQLEEGLSQQVIRAVSENAADIGIFGGSSVVPGLHVVPYRTDRLVVIMPDDHPLRDRPKLTFAEVAEHDLVGPQMGSYLNALVLRAAADLSQPLKLRIRVNGFEPARSMVEAKLGIALVPEQHAARYVTMAPLVAVPLDEEWALRHWHIGVREGDALPAPVQLLLRHLSSRRG, from the coding sequence ATGCGGTTCGATCTTCTCAGCCTTAAGTTGTTCGTTGCAGTCTGTGAACACAAGAACATCTCACGAGCGGCTGAGACCGAGAACATTGCTCCCTCCGCCATTAGCAAGCGTATCTCCCTGCTCGAAGACACGCTGCGTGTTCCGCTGTTTGCGCGGAGCAACAAGGGGCTGGAACTCACACCGGCAGCACACGCGCTCCTCCAACACGCGCGCATCATTCTGCGCGACCTCGGCCAGATGGAGAGCGAGCTGCTGGACCATTCCACCGGTCACCGGGGGCAGATCCGTTTGCACGCGAGCCTCTCGACCGTGGTGCAGTACCTGCCGAACGACATCCGGGACTTCCTGAACCTGTATCCCGCGATCCAGATCCAGCTGGAGGAGGGCCTGAGCCAGCAGGTCATCCGGGCCGTGTCCGAGAACGCTGCCGATATCGGGATCTTCGGCGGGAGCAGCGTCGTCCCTGGATTGCACGTCGTTCCCTATCGCACCGACCGCCTCGTCGTGATCATGCCGGACGACCATCCATTGCGGGACCGGCCGAAGCTCACTTTCGCGGAAGTCGCTGAGCACGATCTGGTCGGCCCGCAGATGGGCAGCTATCTCAACGCGCTCGTGCTCCGCGCCGCAGCGGACCTCAGCCAGCCCCTGAAGCTGCGCATCCGCGTTAACGGGTTCGAGCCTGCTCGGAGCATGGTGGAGGCAAAGCTCGGCATCGCGCTCGTGCCCGAGCAGCACGCCGCGCGCTACGTCACCATGGCGCCGCTCGTCGCCGTGCCCTTGGACGAGGAATGGGCGCTGCGCCACTGGCATATCGGGGTGCGCGAGGGCGACGCCCTGCCGGCACCCGTGCAGCTTCTCCTGCGGCACCTAAGCTCGCGCCGTGGATGA
- a CDS encoding SMP-30/gluconolactonase/LRE family protein, producing the protein MTDFQVIASDLQFPEGPVACSDGSLFLVEIQRETITRIAPDGTVAIAAWTGGGPNGLAAGPDGALYVCNNGGFLFQQITGFNRTRPGVHPDYAGGRIERFDPATGDLRTLYDRCGAHRLCGPNDLVFDRHGGFYFTDFGKNRERDRDHAGLYYARADGSYIVEIAYPLVTANGVGLSPDESVVYVSETETGRVWAFDLDAPGQARKHPFPSPNGGRLLCALPGYQRLDSMALDAHGNLCIGTLISGCITVISPAGTILQQVPFPDPMVTNICFGGPNLRTAYVTLSGTGQLVAVAWPESGLPLPFSR; encoded by the coding sequence ATGACGGACTTCCAGGTCATCGCGAGCGACCTGCAGTTTCCCGAGGGGCCCGTCGCCTGCAGCGATGGCTCGCTCTTTCTCGTGGAGATCCAGCGGGAGACCATCACGCGCATCGCTCCGGACGGAACGGTCGCGATCGCTGCGTGGACGGGCGGCGGGCCGAACGGGCTCGCGGCCGGCCCGGACGGCGCGCTCTACGTCTGCAACAACGGCGGCTTCCTCTTCCAGCAGATCACGGGCTTCAACCGGACGCGCCCCGGGGTGCATCCCGACTACGCAGGCGGCCGCATCGAGCGCTTTGATCCCGCAACGGGGGATCTGCGCACGCTCTACGACCGGTGCGGCGCCCACCGGCTGTGCGGGCCGAACGACCTCGTCTTCGACCGGCACGGCGGCTTCTACTTCACGGATTTCGGCAAGAACCGCGAGAGGGACCGCGACCACGCCGGCCTCTACTACGCCCGCGCAGACGGCTCCTACATCGTCGAGATTGCCTACCCGCTAGTGACGGCCAACGGGGTCGGGCTCTCGCCGGACGAGTCCGTGGTCTATGTCTCGGAAACCGAGACCGGACGGGTCTGGGCGTTCGATCTCGACGCGCCTGGGCAGGCCCGCAAGCACCCCTTCCCATCGCCGAATGGTGGGCGGCTGCTCTGCGCCCTGCCGGGCTACCAGCGCCTCGACAGCATGGCGCTCGACGCGCACGGCAACCTCTGTATCGGAACGCTCATCAGCGGGTGTATCACCGTCATCTCGCCCGCGGGGACGATCCTGCAACAGGTGCCGTTCCCGGACCCGATGGTGACCAACATCTGCTTTGGTGGTCCCAACCTGCGGACGGCCTACGTCACGCTCTCGGGGACCGGGCAGCTCGTGGCGGTGGCATGGCCCGAGTCCGGGCTGCCCCTGCCCTTCTCGCGGTGA
- a CDS encoding ABC transporter substrate-binding protein: protein MARLPTITLTALLAAAAPHAAHAQAAPEKPEIHLAAAGLGFPYLPFMVASQRGSFREEGLAVRIAVFQGGAKALEALLGGSADVVAGAYSNTITMGAKGQKLVAFAIQADCPDWVFGVTRKSAGAIRSVADLVGKRIGVSSPGSSFHMGVNYLLTRAGLKPSDVSIIGIGSSSGAVAAARAGLVDALMVNDPVATILMASGDLHPLVEMRTQGGNRAAFGGDYTEAAMYTTKRFAEANPRTVQAVANAIVKAERWLATATAEDVAQSVPPDYVTADKAVFAEAFRHVRCLSRDGRMTSEAAKTVLDVLTAFDPVLGAAKVDLGATYDNTFVERAPK, encoded by the coding sequence ATGGCCCGCCTCCCGACGATCACGCTGACCGCCCTCCTGGCCGCGGCGGCGCCGCACGCCGCGCACGCGCAAGCCGCGCCGGAGAAGCCGGAGATCCACCTCGCCGCCGCGGGCCTGGGCTTTCCCTACCTGCCCTTCATGGTTGCGAGCCAGCGGGGCTCTTTCCGGGAGGAGGGGCTCGCCGTCCGGATCGCCGTGTTCCAGGGCGGGGCCAAGGCACTCGAGGCCCTCCTGGGCGGAAGCGCGGACGTGGTGGCGGGGGCCTACTCCAACACGATCACCATGGGCGCCAAGGGGCAGAAGCTCGTCGCCTTCGCTATCCAGGCCGATTGTCCGGACTGGGTCTTCGGCGTGACCCGCAAGAGCGCGGGCGCGATCCGGTCTGTCGCCGACCTCGTGGGCAAGCGGATCGGCGTCAGCTCGCCCGGATCGAGTTTCCACATGGGCGTGAACTACCTCCTGACGCGGGCCGGCCTGAAGCCCAGCGACGTCTCGATCATCGGGATCGGCTCGTCGAGCGGCGCCGTGGCGGCGGCCCGCGCCGGCCTCGTCGACGCGCTGATGGTGAACGACCCGGTCGCAACGATCCTCATGGCGTCCGGCGACCTCCATCCGCTCGTCGAGATGCGGACGCAAGGGGGCAACCGCGCGGCCTTCGGCGGCGACTACACCGAGGCCGCGATGTACACGACGAAGCGCTTCGCGGAGGCGAACCCGCGAACAGTGCAGGCGGTGGCCAACGCCATCGTCAAGGCCGAACGTTGGCTCGCGACCGCCACCGCGGAGGACGTCGCGCAGAGCGTGCCGCCCGATTATGTGACAGCGGACAAGGCCGTCTTCGCCGAGGCCTTCCGGCACGTCCGCTGCCTCTCCCGCGACGGCCGGATGACCTCCGAAGCGGCGAAGACCGTCCTCGATGTCCTGACCGCCTTCGACCCCGTCCTCGGTGCCGCAAAGGTCGACCTCGGTGCCACCTACGACAACACCTTTGTCGAGCGGGCCCCGAAATAG
- a CDS encoding SDR family NAD(P)-dependent oxidoreductase, translated as MQRNSINLEGRVAVVTGGAQGIGFAIVRRFLTSGAQVVVWDVNPQQLDAATAELGAGARVRGERVNIAALREVETAVAGVLAAEGRIDILVNNAAIVGPNAPLADYPEQAWRDVIDVDVNGTFHCCRAVVPAMIARNYGRIVTIASIAGKEGNPNAAAYSSAKAAVIAMTKSLGKELAAHDIAVNCVTPAVARTPGAMEQSPDHIAYMLGKIPRGRFLELDEAAAMVAWLASEENSFATSAVFDLSGGRATY; from the coding sequence ATGCAGCGCAATAGCATCAACCTCGAAGGGCGCGTCGCGGTGGTCACCGGCGGGGCGCAGGGGATCGGCTTCGCGATCGTCCGGCGCTTCCTGACGTCGGGCGCGCAGGTCGTGGTCTGGGACGTCAACCCGCAGCAGCTTGACGCGGCGACGGCCGAACTCGGCGCAGGGGCCCGGGTGCGCGGGGAGAGGGTGAACATCGCTGCGCTCCGGGAGGTCGAGACCGCCGTCGCGGGCGTCCTGGCTGCGGAGGGGAGAATCGACATCCTCGTCAACAATGCCGCCATCGTGGGGCCGAACGCTCCGCTCGCCGACTACCCGGAGCAGGCGTGGCGCGACGTCATCGACGTCGACGTGAACGGCACCTTCCACTGCTGCCGCGCCGTCGTCCCGGCCATGATCGCCCGGAACTACGGGCGCATCGTGACCATCGCCTCGATCGCCGGCAAGGAAGGCAACCCGAACGCGGCCGCCTACAGCTCCGCCAAGGCCGCCGTGATCGCGATGACGAAGTCCCTCGGCAAGGAGCTCGCCGCTCACGACATCGCGGTGAACTGCGTGACGCCCGCGGTCGCCCGCACGCCGGGAGCGATGGAGCAGTCGCCCGACCACATCGCCTACATGCTGGGCAAGATCCCGCGCGGCCGATTCCTCGAACTCGACGAGGCGGCCGCGATGGTCGCGTGGCTGGCGAGCGAGGAGAACTCCTTCGCGACCAGCGCGGTGTTCGACCTCTCTGGAGGCCGGGCGACCTATTGA
- a CDS encoding ABC transporter permease: MRATVLDPRNRALVQAVRLALLLGGVFLWWLLTALDLIPVFFFGDPVGVARQLATWFASGTVFTHLSVTLIETLLAFGIGTALGLGIGLWLALNPFLAEVFDPFIKAFNSMPRLIFAPIFALWFGLGIWSKVALGVTLVFFVVFFNVFQGVREVSPVVLANTRMLGAGPRQLLRHVYLPSATSWVFSSLHNAVGIAFVGSVVGEYLGSERGVGYLILLAEGVFDINAVIAGILLLTVFALLLDIAVSFLENHLLRWRPTAGQTVAASA, encoded by the coding sequence ATGCGCGCAACCGTCCTTGATCCGCGCAACCGCGCCCTCGTCCAGGCCGTCCGCCTCGCGCTGCTGCTCGGTGGGGTGTTCCTGTGGTGGCTCCTCACCGCCCTCGACCTGATCCCGGTCTTCTTCTTCGGCGACCCCGTCGGGGTGGCGAGGCAGCTCGCCACCTGGTTCGCGTCGGGAACGGTGTTCACCCACCTCTCCGTCACCCTGATCGAGACGCTCCTCGCCTTCGGGATCGGGACGGCGCTCGGGCTCGGGATCGGCCTCTGGTTGGCCCTGAACCCCTTCCTCGCCGAGGTCTTCGACCCCTTCATCAAGGCGTTCAACTCGATGCCCCGCCTGATCTTCGCGCCGATCTTCGCGCTCTGGTTCGGGCTCGGCATCTGGTCGAAGGTGGCGCTTGGCGTCACCCTCGTCTTCTTCGTCGTGTTCTTCAACGTGTTCCAGGGCGTGCGGGAGGTGAGCCCCGTGGTCCTGGCCAACACGCGCATGCTCGGGGCCGGGCCGCGGCAGCTCTTGCGCCACGTCTACCTGCCCTCGGCGACGAGCTGGGTGTTCTCGAGCCTTCACAACGCGGTCGGGATCGCCTTTGTGGGCAGCGTGGTCGGCGAGTACCTCGGCTCGGAGCGGGGCGTCGGATACCTCATCCTCCTCGCCGAAGGCGTCTTCGACATCAACGCGGTGATCGCCGGTATTCTCCTGCTGACCGTCTTCGCCCTCCTCCTCGATATCGCGGTCTCCTTCCTAGAGAACCACCTCCTGCGCTGGCGCCCGACTGCCGGCCAAACCGTCGCGGCGAGTGCCTGA